A portion of the Manduca sexta isolate Smith_Timp_Sample1 chromosome 20, JHU_Msex_v1.0, whole genome shotgun sequence genome contains these proteins:
- the LOC115445773 gene encoding uncharacterized protein LOC115445773 has translation MDDNFQSQLEVYQNPNTYPELTSDCDSSKYKRLLRKSNCPMHFEMFTTKFLLSSFLVVLWCQNAQFEEIPVQEETFDVFFDNTLESKALIANNKRNIKDVWNNIKNSITNSWNALKTFAKSSKEKMKNMTEKVKARAREVVKSFQNHMAVLKQKFNDVIKKVFDETEIVKKCLIEEREAIENFIKEITQHLTVLHGWKSEKLSVVHVDTAKAMNDTDFFKDLENKFKGVWNKI, from the exons ATGGACGATAACTTTCAGTCGCAATTAGAAGTTTATCAAAATCCTAATACTTATCCTGAACTCACTTCAGATTGCGATTCATCGAAGTATAAAAGGTTATTAAGGAAATCAAATTGTCCAATGCATTTCGAAATGTTTACCACTAAGTTTCTTTTGTCATCGTTCCTAGTGGTATTATGGTGTCAG AATGCGCAATTTGAAGAGATACCTGTGCAAGAAGAAACATTCGACGTGTTCTTCGACAATACTCTAGAATCTAAAGCCCTTATAGCAAATAATAAACGTAACATTAAAGATGTGtggaacaatataaaaaatagtattacaaaTTCTTGGAATGCACTCAAAACTTTTGCTAAATCTAGCAAAGAAAAAATGAAGAATATGACTGAAAAAGTGAAGGCGCGGGCAAGAGAAGTGGTTAAATCATTTCAAAACCACATGGCTGTTCTCAAGCAAAAATTTAATGACGTTATTAAGAAAGTATTTGATGAAACAGAAATTgtgaaaaaatgtttaatc GAAGAAAGAGAAgcaatagaaaattttataaaggaaataacACAACATCTGACTGTTTTGCATGGCTGGAAGTCTGAAAAATTGTCGGTAGTGCATGTCGACACGGCTAAAGCAATGAACGATACGGACTTCTTCAAagatttggaaaataaatttaaaggtgTGTGGAACAAGATTTAG
- the LOC115445754 gene encoding uncharacterized oxidoreductase TM_0325 isoform X1, which yields MSVFCTLAAENKTSTCVNEVQLSSTMFANKVVLITGASSGIGAETAIEFSKLDAKLVLTGRNKEKLSDVANICKENSPSKLQPLVLIADMNNESNVDYIIKSTIDNLGQLDVLVNNAGIIESGTIENTTLEQYDRLMNTNVRGPYHITMLAIPHLIKSKGNIVNVSSVTGLRAFPNVLAYCMSKSALDQFTRCVALEVALKGVRVNAVNPGVITTGLHKKGEAGMNEEQYEAFLKKCAETHAIGRAGEAKEVASVIIFLASDAASNITGATIPVDGGRHAMCPR from the exons ATGTCTGTTTTTTGCACGTTGGCAGCTGAAAACAAAACTAGTACTTGTGTGAATGAGGTTCAACTGTCAA GTACAATGTTCGCGAACAAAGTTGTACTTATCACCGGAGCCAGCTCTGGTATTGGCGCAGAAACAGCCATTGAATTTTCTAAACTAGACGCAAAACTAGTACTTACTGGTAGGAACAAAGAAAAACTTAGTGATGTGGCGAATATATGTAAAGAAAATTCGCCTAGCAAACTGCAACCATTGGTGCTGATTGCCGATATGAACAACGAAAGCAATGTTgattatatcataaaatctaCAATAGATAATCTTGGTCAGCTGGATGTACTTGTAAATAATGCTGGAATTATTGAAAGTGGTACAATAGAAAACACTACTTTGGAACAATACGACAGATTAATGAATACGAATGTACGAGGACCTTATCATATAACGATGCTGGCGATACCGCATCTCATTAAAAGTAAAGGGAACATCGTGAATGTATCGAGTGTAACAGGTCTACGGGCATTCCCGAATGTTCTAGCGTACTGCATGTCCAAATCTGCTTTAGATCAATTCACTAGATGCGTTGCATTGGAAGTGGCGCTTAAAGGTGTTAGAGTGAACGCTGTTAACCCAGGGGTCATCACAACCGGTTTACACAAGAAAGGGGAAGCTGGTATGAACGAAGAACAGTATGAAGCGTTTTTGAAAAAATGCGCGGAGACACATGCTATTGGCAGAGCTGGTGAAGCAAAAGAAGTGGCTTCAGTGATTATATTCCTGGCTAGTGACGCAGCCAGTAACATCACAGGAGCAACCATCCCTGTTGACGGTGGACGCCATGCTATGTGTCCTCgataa
- the LOC115445763 gene encoding L-xylulose reductase-like isoform X1, translating into MELIINNDRVVPTMFANKVVLITGSTCGIGAETAVEFAKLGANVVITGRNEENLRSVAKQCEENSPQKAKVLPIVADINKESDIENIIKEIVDNFNQLDVLVNNAGIMQSGSIENTSLQQYDEVMTTNVRGPYYLTMLATPHLVKSKGNIVNVSSVCGLRSFPNILAYCISKAALDQFTRCVALELAPKGVRVNAVNPGVITTGLLLKNMMNTQQYEAYMERCKTTHAIGRPGETKEVASVIIFLASDASSNITGANLPVDGGRQAMCPR; encoded by the exons ATggagttaattataaataatgatcgTGTG GTACCGACCATGTTCGCCAATAAAGTTGTACTTATTACGGGATCAACTTGTGGTATTGGCGCGGAAACAGCTGTGGAATTTGCAAAATTGGGTGCAAATGTAGTTATTACTGGAAGGAATGAAGAAAACTTAAGGAGTGTAGCTAAACAGTGTGAAGAAAACTCACCACAAAAAGCAAAAGTATTGCCAATAGTTGCTGATATAAATAAGGAAAGtgacattgaaaatataataaaagaaatcgtCGACAACTTCAACCAACTTGATGTGCTCGTTAATAATGCTGGAATTATGCAATCAGGTTCTATAGAAAATACTTCATTGCAACAATATGATGAAGTGATGACCACTAATGTTCGAGGACCTTATTACTTGACTATGCTTGCGACGCCGCACCTTGTAAAATCTAAAGGTAACATCGTTAACGTTTCAAGTGTGTGTGGTCTGCGATCTTTTCCTAACATTTTAGCTTACTGCATTTCGAAAGCAGCATTAGATCAATTCACGAGGTGTGTCGCCCTCGAGCTTGCGCCAAAAGGAGTTCGTGTTAATGCTGTAAACCCTGGAGTTATTACTACTGGACTTCTCCTCAAGAACATGATGAATACTCAGCAATATGAAGCATACATGGAGAGGTGTAAAACAACTCACGCAATAGGCCGACCGGGTGAAACGAAGGAGGTTGCGtccgttataatatttttagccaGTGATGCATCCAGTAACATTACTGGGGCTAATTTACCAGTGGATGGTGGTCGTCAGGCTATGTGTCCTCGATaa
- the LOC115445763 gene encoding L-xylulose reductase-like isoform X2 — MFANKVVLITGSTCGIGAETAVEFAKLGANVVITGRNEENLRSVAKQCEENSPQKAKVLPIVADINKESDIENIIKEIVDNFNQLDVLVNNAGIMQSGSIENTSLQQYDEVMTTNVRGPYYLTMLATPHLVKSKGNIVNVSSVCGLRSFPNILAYCISKAALDQFTRCVALELAPKGVRVNAVNPGVITTGLLLKNMMNTQQYEAYMERCKTTHAIGRPGETKEVASVIIFLASDASSNITGANLPVDGGRQAMCPR, encoded by the coding sequence ATGTTCGCCAATAAAGTTGTACTTATTACGGGATCAACTTGTGGTATTGGCGCGGAAACAGCTGTGGAATTTGCAAAATTGGGTGCAAATGTAGTTATTACTGGAAGGAATGAAGAAAACTTAAGGAGTGTAGCTAAACAGTGTGAAGAAAACTCACCACAAAAAGCAAAAGTATTGCCAATAGTTGCTGATATAAATAAGGAAAGtgacattgaaaatataataaaagaaatcgtCGACAACTTCAACCAACTTGATGTGCTCGTTAATAATGCTGGAATTATGCAATCAGGTTCTATAGAAAATACTTCATTGCAACAATATGATGAAGTGATGACCACTAATGTTCGAGGACCTTATTACTTGACTATGCTTGCGACGCCGCACCTTGTAAAATCTAAAGGTAACATCGTTAACGTTTCAAGTGTGTGTGGTCTGCGATCTTTTCCTAACATTTTAGCTTACTGCATTTCGAAAGCAGCATTAGATCAATTCACGAGGTGTGTCGCCCTCGAGCTTGCGCCAAAAGGAGTTCGTGTTAATGCTGTAAACCCTGGAGTTATTACTACTGGACTTCTCCTCAAGAACATGATGAATACTCAGCAATATGAAGCATACATGGAGAGGTGTAAAACAACTCACGCAATAGGCCGACCGGGTGAAACGAAGGAGGTTGCGtccgttataatatttttagccaGTGATGCATCCAGTAACATTACTGGGGCTAATTTACCAGTGGATGGTGGTCGTCAGGCTATGTGTCCTCGATaa
- the LOC115445745 gene encoding uncharacterized protein LOC115445745 has translation MKFLLAFCVVVGVTNAALLRPPYTDTYTIALHEQRQFDIFESTKNLIQNLLERLRKAASEARETIGSFTTGVQNEANVIKQKIIKDIKILRERVATAIDNVSDRLIDSGTGVVGCVATSREEAALLFNETLTKALGCVDDRIKDVSAQIHGLTTIANNATEFANKVVVDMRHCTAENGNILSIGGCLGNVAIHTEMKVAVFATQTTLTIGRISLTLATLPASLEVCAGTRLVEAGISTTKIIMEIGTCSANSVYTSFSGGNTDTTGLLTSNADLLAPINGLLPVLPSDEPTIERQ, from the exons ATGAAATTTCTTCTTGCATTTTGTGTCGTCGTGGGTGTG ACGAACGCTGCGCTGCTGAGACCACCATACACAGACACTTATACAATCGCACTACACGAACAGCGACAATTCGACATCTTTGAGAGTACGAA AAATCTCATCCAAAATTTGCTAGAAAGACTACGTAAAGCTGCAAGCGAAGCTAGAGAGACGATCGGCTCCTTCACTACAGGAGTTCAAAATGAAGCCAACGTGATCAAgcagaaaataattaaagacatCAAAATACTCAGAGAAAGAGTTGCAACGGCTATTGACAATGTTTCTGATAGGCTCATCGATTCTGGTACAGGCGTTGTCGGTTGTGTTGCT ACTTCCAGAGAAGAAGCAGCTCTATTATTCAATGAAACATTAACCAAAGCTCTCGGATGCGTCGATGATCGTATAAAAGATGTTTCTGCTCAGATACATGGTTTAACTACGATCGCCAATAATGCGACAGAATTTGCTAACAAAGTTGTAGTAGACATGAGACACTGCACGGCAGAGAACGGCAACATTCTGTCTATCGGCGGCTGTCTTGGTAATGTAGCAATTCATACGGAGATGAAGGTAGCCGTGTTTGCAACACAAACTACGCTGACG ATTGGCCGCATCAGTTTAACATTAGCAACATTACCAGCATCTCTCGAAGTGTGCGCCGGGACTCGTCTAGTTGAAGCAGGAATTTCGACAACCaaaattataatggaaattgGCACTTGCTCTGCTAATTCTGTGTATACATCATTTTCTGGTGGGAATACTGACACCACTGGCCTCTTGACATCAAATGCTGATTTATTAGCCCCAATCAATGGATTATTACCGGTCCTACCATCCGATGAGCCGACAATCgaaagacaataa
- the LOC115445754 gene encoding uncharacterized oxidoreductase TM_0325 isoform X2 codes for MFANKVVLITGASSGIGAETAIEFSKLDAKLVLTGRNKEKLSDVANICKENSPSKLQPLVLIADMNNESNVDYIIKSTIDNLGQLDVLVNNAGIIESGTIENTTLEQYDRLMNTNVRGPYHITMLAIPHLIKSKGNIVNVSSVTGLRAFPNVLAYCMSKSALDQFTRCVALEVALKGVRVNAVNPGVITTGLHKKGEAGMNEEQYEAFLKKCAETHAIGRAGEAKEVASVIIFLASDAASNITGATIPVDGGRHAMCPR; via the coding sequence ATGTTCGCGAACAAAGTTGTACTTATCACCGGAGCCAGCTCTGGTATTGGCGCAGAAACAGCCATTGAATTTTCTAAACTAGACGCAAAACTAGTACTTACTGGTAGGAACAAAGAAAAACTTAGTGATGTGGCGAATATATGTAAAGAAAATTCGCCTAGCAAACTGCAACCATTGGTGCTGATTGCCGATATGAACAACGAAAGCAATGTTgattatatcataaaatctaCAATAGATAATCTTGGTCAGCTGGATGTACTTGTAAATAATGCTGGAATTATTGAAAGTGGTACAATAGAAAACACTACTTTGGAACAATACGACAGATTAATGAATACGAATGTACGAGGACCTTATCATATAACGATGCTGGCGATACCGCATCTCATTAAAAGTAAAGGGAACATCGTGAATGTATCGAGTGTAACAGGTCTACGGGCATTCCCGAATGTTCTAGCGTACTGCATGTCCAAATCTGCTTTAGATCAATTCACTAGATGCGTTGCATTGGAAGTGGCGCTTAAAGGTGTTAGAGTGAACGCTGTTAACCCAGGGGTCATCACAACCGGTTTACACAAGAAAGGGGAAGCTGGTATGAACGAAGAACAGTATGAAGCGTTTTTGAAAAAATGCGCGGAGACACATGCTATTGGCAGAGCTGGTGAAGCAAAAGAAGTGGCTTCAGTGATTATATTCCTGGCTAGTGACGCAGCCAGTAACATCACAGGAGCAACCATCCCTGTTGACGGTGGACGCCATGCTATGTGTCCTCgataa